A stretch of the Thiomicrorhabdus xiamenensis genome encodes the following:
- the ccoN gene encoding cytochrome-c oxidase, cbb3-type subunit I: MDTTAKPQYDNGVVKYLTVGAIVFLVLGTFLGTFAASQLAWPALNFDIAEITFARLRVMHTNTVIFAFGGMTLMATAFYTVQRTNGVKLWSNSMAWWTAILFTIGLLATVVTISLGMTTGKEYHEQEWPLAIAIAVVWTMYTFNFVMTIASRNKETHSHVYVSNWFFLGMMIAITYLYVVNGLAIPVSLFRSYSMFAGVQDAMIQWWWGHNAVGFFLTAGFLAIMYYFVPKQAQRPIYSYRLSVIHFWALMFGYVWLGAHHLQYTALPDWTGSLGAVISLAMIIPSWGGALNGMLTLSGAWDRLRTDYILRFLIISLAFYAMSTFEGPVMAAKTVNALSHYTDWTVGHVHSGALGWVAMVSIGALYHMVMKLWKTEMYSMQLINFHFWLATIGTVFYIVAMWVSGIMQGLMWRAYDEYGTLAYTFAESVAAMHPYYAMRAFGGLLFFTGAAVMLYNVVMTIRMANARASKPVEATA, translated from the coding sequence ATGGATACTACAGCTAAGCCACAATACGATAATGGCGTAGTCAAGTATTTAACGGTTGGCGCAATAGTCTTTTTGGTGTTGGGTACTTTCTTGGGTACCTTTGCAGCATCACAGCTTGCGTGGCCAGCGTTAAACTTTGACATCGCAGAAATCACTTTTGCTCGTTTGCGTGTAATGCATACGAACACGGTTATCTTTGCATTTGGTGGTATGACCTTGATGGCTACCGCATTCTATACAGTTCAGCGCACCAACGGTGTCAAGCTATGGAGTAACTCTATGGCCTGGTGGACTGCAATTCTTTTCACAATCGGTCTTCTGGCGACGGTTGTTACCATCTCTCTTGGGATGACAACCGGTAAAGAGTACCACGAGCAAGAGTGGCCTCTGGCAATTGCGATCGCTGTTGTCTGGACCATGTACACTTTCAACTTCGTAATGACCATCGCGTCACGTAACAAAGAGACGCACTCTCACGTATACGTTTCGAACTGGTTCTTCCTAGGTATGATGATTGCGATCACTTACCTTTACGTTGTAAATGGTCTGGCAATTCCTGTTTCGTTGTTCCGTTCTTACTCAATGTTTGCCGGTGTTCAAGATGCGATGATTCAGTGGTGGTGGGGTCACAATGCGGTAGGTTTCTTCCTGACTGCCGGTTTCCTTGCGATCATGTATTACTTCGTGCCTAAGCAGGCGCAGCGTCCTATCTACTCGTACCGTCTGTCAGTTATCCACTTCTGGGCTCTGATGTTCGGTTATGTATGGTTGGGTGCTCACCACTTGCAATACACGGCGCTTCCAGACTGGACGGGTTCTCTTGGTGCGGTAATCTCACTAGCGATGATCATTCCTTCATGGGGTGGTGCGCTTAACGGTATGCTGACTCTGTCAGGTGCCTGGGACCGTCTGCGTACAGACTATATTCTGCGCTTCTTGATTATCTCTTTGGCGTTCTACGCGATGTCGACTTTCGAAGGCCCTGTAATGGCGGCTAAGACGGTTAACGCGCTATCTCACTACACTGACTGGACGGTTGGCCACGTTCACTCTGGTGCTCTGGGTTGGGTTGCGATGGTATCGATCGGTGCTCTATACCACATGGTAATGAAGCTATGGAAAACCGAGATGTACTCTATGCAGTTGATCAACTTCCACTTCTGGTTGGCAACAATCGGTACGGTGTTCTACATCGTTGCGATGTGGGTATCCGGTATCATGCAGGGTCTAATGTGGCGTGCTTATGACGAGTACGGTACTTTGGCTTACACCTTTGCGGAATCGGTTGCAGCTATGCACCCATACTATGCAATGCGTGCTTTCGGTGGTCTATTGTTCTTCACCGGTGCGGCGGTCATGCTTTATAACGTAGTAATGACTATCCGTATGGCTAACGCTCGTGCGTCCAAGCCAGTTGAAGCAACTGCATAA
- the ccoO gene encoding cytochrome-c oxidase, cbb3-type subunit II: protein MSNHDDKPKNIQDGLERNIFALFLATALAVSIAGIVEIVPLFYLKSAVDYTEQTDKYGNAKNEKFPELVWERTFTEDENGKIVADKALYKFDKNGKPMLADWKAGDGVRPYTPLELAGRDLYLREGCYICHSQMIRPFRDERERYGHFSLATESMYDHPMQWGSKRTGPDLARLGGKYSDEWHVMHLLRPQDLVPESVMPAYPWLADRMVSEDFFGTERDMKKRLEVMRTLGVPYSDWEIENANKAIEGYTEMDAMVAYLQVLGTMVKLDDSKVYRQ, encoded by the coding sequence ATGTCAAATCATGACGACAAACCAAAAAATATCCAGGATGGTCTAGAGCGTAATATTTTCGCCCTATTCCTGGCGACTGCACTGGCAGTATCAATTGCGGGTATTGTTGAAATCGTACCTCTGTTCTATCTTAAATCTGCTGTAGATTACACAGAACAGACCGATAAATACGGTAACGCGAAAAATGAAAAGTTCCCTGAACTAGTTTGGGAACGTACCTTTACCGAAGATGAGAACGGTAAAATCGTAGCTGACAAGGCGCTATACAAGTTCGATAAGAACGGTAAGCCGATGTTGGCAGATTGGAAAGCAGGCGACGGTGTACGTCCTTACACGCCGCTTGAGCTAGCCGGTCGCGATCTTTATCTTCGTGAAGGTTGTTATATTTGTCACTCTCAAATGATTCGTCCGTTCCGTGATGAGCGCGAACGTTACGGTCACTTCTCTCTGGCGACAGAATCTATGTACGATCACCCTATGCAATGGGGTTCAAAGCGTACTGGTCCTGATCTGGCCCGTCTAGGTGGTAAATACTCTGATGAATGGCACGTAATGCACTTGTTGCGTCCACAGGATCTAGTTCCTGAATCAGTTATGCCTGCCTATCCATGGCTTGCGGATCGTATGGTTTCTGAAGATTTCTTCGGCACGGAACGTGATATGAAGAAACGTCTGGAAGTTATGCGTACTCTAGGGGTTCCGTACTCTGACTGGGAAATTGAAAACGCGAACAAAGCGATCGAAGGTTATACCGAGATGGATGCGATGGTTGCGTACCTGCAGGTGTTGGGAACGATGGTTAAGCTGGACGACAGTAAAGTTTACCGTCAATAA
- a CDS encoding cbb3-type cytochrome c oxidase subunit 3, with product MSRMEHYFSTDWSALTTQDWAGLIITVLVFIGMLITFALALRPSKRKELEEQKHKILEDD from the coding sequence ATGAGTCGTATGGAACATTACTTCAGCACAGACTGGTCAGCATTGACTACCCAAGACTGGGCTGGACTGATCATCACGGTTTTAGTGTTTATCGGTATGTTGATTACCTTTGCTCTGGCTCTGCGCCCATCCAAGCGTAAAGAGCTGGAGGAGCAAAAACACAAAATCCTTGAAGATGATTGA
- the ccoP gene encoding cytochrome-c oxidase, cbb3-type subunit III: MANHNPWPDEGNTGHIWDEDLRELDNPPPLWWMLSFYAGFIMIIFYTLYYPVIPLTDKTGEFTKGMAGWTAIEEYNEDFKVLKDWRVAKFADKEEQLAAMSVADILKDDELRQYAVATSKVLFGDYCAACHGAGGAGNPNFPVLADDDWLWGGQVAQIEASIKNGRIGNMPARGMMGNLSDEEIDNVTDYVIALSEGKGSDPQFAAGKAVYAKGMCLACHGPAGKPLAPAGAANLTDQVWRFSSDRDAIRNVIANGVNVKKNGEYIEGTRQAIMPAFKERLPNADVNVKRLAVYIHQLGGGQ; encoded by the coding sequence ATGGCAAATCATAACCCTTGGCCAGACGAAGGCAATACTGGTCACATTTGGGATGAGGACCTGCGTGAGTTAGATAACCCACCGCCGCTGTGGTGGATGCTGTCTTTCTATGCCGGTTTCATCATGATTATCTTCTACACCTTGTATTATCCGGTTATTCCTTTGACCGATAAAACAGGTGAGTTCACTAAAGGTATGGCAGGATGGACTGCCATCGAAGAGTACAACGAAGACTTCAAAGTACTGAAAGACTGGCGTGTTGCTAAATTCGCCGATAAGGAAGAGCAGCTGGCTGCGATGTCTGTTGCCGATATCCTTAAAGATGATGAACTGCGTCAGTACGCGGTAGCAACTTCAAAAGTACTTTTCGGTGATTACTGTGCGGCTTGTCACGGTGCCGGTGGTGCGGGTAACCCTAACTTCCCTGTTTTGGCTGATGATGATTGGCTATGGGGTGGTCAGGTAGCGCAAATCGAAGCGTCGATTAAAAACGGTCGTATCGGTAACATGCCTGCTCGCGGCATGATGGGTAACCTGTCTGACGAAGAGATCGATAACGTAACCGATTATGTTATCGCGCTTTCCGAAGGTAAGGGTAGCGACCCTCAATTTGCAGCCGGTAAAGCGGTATATGCGAAAGGTATGTGTCTTGCGTGTCACGGTCCTGCTGGTAAGCCTTTGGCTCCAGCCGGTGCAGCTAACCTGACTGACCAGGTATGGCGTTTCAGCTCTGATCGCGATGCGATCCGTAACGTAATCGCTAACGGTGTAAATGTTAAGAAAAACGGCGAATACATCGAAGGTACTCGTCAAGCGATTATGCCGGCTTTCAAAGAGCGTCTTCCAAACGCGGATGTTAACGTTAAACGTCTTGCGGTTTATATCCACCAGCTAGGTGGTGGTCAATAA
- the ccoG gene encoding cytochrome c oxidase accessory protein CcoG — protein sequence MSEKQSETATKSGTDHSVLGGVETSNKNLENIGVELLPVHTEGTVHAKRIPGTFRKIKWILASFWLILFVGPYLRWDGHQAILWDLANRQFHFFGLTILPQDIWILAMILLFFALLLAASTAVAGRLWCGYFCFHTVWTDVFTWLEEKFEGQPNKRQKLDQAPMSLEKLKVKIPKHLIWLLIGFATSFSFVAYFTDAIDLWARLFAFEWGSVETTIVVVLGLSTYFFAGFLREQTCIGFCPYARIQGAMIDTQTVVPTYDQDRGEPRGRMRRVKPGEEAPDLGDCIDCNLCVAVCPTGVDIRLGQQFGCITCGLCIDACDSVMDKIKKPRGLIRYASLQEFTGKKLPAIWKRPRVIVYSAIMTFAAGAILYGLATMSPIDVKALHERSPLFVQMSNGSIQNKWTLKVVNKGAEVMQAKITIGSEFQNMEYDVSPAVLSVQPGTVGSATLLVRIPRRDLTEANTPIDIMVEDVNNPQIKTTYNSVFIGPKPR from the coding sequence ATGTCAGAAAAGCAGTCAGAGACGGCCACTAAAAGCGGTACCGATCACTCGGTACTGGGTGGTGTCGAAACCAGTAATAAAAATCTGGAAAACATCGGGGTAGAATTGTTGCCGGTGCATACGGAAGGGACTGTGCACGCGAAACGCATTCCGGGAACTTTCCGTAAGATAAAATGGATTCTGGCCTCATTCTGGTTGATTCTGTTTGTTGGTCCTTACCTGCGCTGGGATGGACATCAGGCTATTCTGTGGGATCTGGCGAATCGCCAGTTTCACTTTTTCGGCCTGACCATTCTGCCTCAGGATATTTGGATTCTGGCCATGATTCTGCTCTTTTTTGCGTTACTGCTAGCGGCTTCAACGGCTGTTGCCGGGCGTCTCTGGTGCGGGTATTTCTGTTTCCATACGGTTTGGACGGATGTCTTTACCTGGCTGGAAGAGAAATTTGAAGGCCAGCCGAACAAGCGTCAAAAGCTGGATCAAGCGCCGATGAGCCTGGAAAAGCTCAAGGTTAAGATTCCGAAGCACCTTATCTGGCTATTGATCGGTTTCGCAACTTCTTTCAGTTTTGTTGCTTATTTTACCGATGCGATTGACCTTTGGGCACGTCTGTTTGCTTTTGAATGGGGTAGTGTCGAGACGACCATCGTCGTCGTTCTTGGATTGTCGACCTATTTTTTTGCCGGCTTTCTGCGTGAGCAAACCTGTATCGGTTTTTGCCCTTATGCACGTATTCAGGGTGCCATGATCGATACGCAAACTGTCGTGCCGACTTATGACCAGGATCGTGGTGAGCCTCGTGGGCGTATGCGCCGTGTCAAACCGGGTGAAGAAGCCCCTGATTTAGGTGACTGTATCGATTGTAACCTGTGTGTTGCGGTCTGCCCGACCGGTGTTGATATTCGTTTGGGGCAGCAGTTCGGCTGTATTACCTGCGGTCTGTGTATCGACGCCTGTGATTCGGTCATGGATAAGATCAAAAAGCCGCGTGGGCTGATTCGCTATGCATCCTTGCAAGAGTTTACCGGCAAGAAGTTGCCGGCTATCTGGAAACGTCCGCGTGTAATCGTCTATTCCGCGATTATGACGTTTGCCGCTGGTGCGATCCTGTACGGTTTGGCCACTATGTCGCCGATTGACGTCAAAGCGTTGCACGAACGCTCGCCTCTGTTTGTTCAGATGAGTAACGGCTCGATTCAGAACAAGTGGACGCTTAAAGTCGTCAATAAAGGCGCCGAAGTGATGCAGGCCAAAATTACCATCGGCTCCGAATTCCAGAATATGGAATATGACGTCAGTCCTGCAGTATTGAGCGTGCAGCCGGGAACAGTTGGTTCGGCGACGCTGCTGGTACGTATTCCACGCCGTGATTTGACCGAGGCGAATACGCCGATCGATATCATGGTCGAAGACGTTAATAACCCGCAGATCAAAACCACTTACAACAGTGTTTTCATCGGTCCAAAACCCCGTTAA
- a CDS encoding FixH family protein, producing the protein MPEAKKDQRDWSNVWKNPFVIAWLVILTIVLAVNFFMVSMAIVTNPGLVVDDFYEQGKNMDKILAEQKRMEKLGWQLNIDLPILSEAKSQTVTLNVLDNENKPMDVDSAILYYYRPSDRNLDGEAPLSATTETGVYQVEFSLPLKGKWDVIMEVKKGENTFNVGRSIMVQDPE; encoded by the coding sequence ATGCCAGAAGCCAAAAAAGACCAGCGTGACTGGAGCAATGTATGGAAGAATCCGTTCGTCATTGCCTGGCTGGTGATTCTGACGATTGTATTAGCGGTTAACTTCTTTATGGTCAGTATGGCGATTGTGACCAATCCAGGTCTGGTTGTGGACGACTTTTACGAGCAGGGCAAGAATATGGATAAAATCCTTGCCGAACAGAAGCGTATGGAAAAGTTGGGTTGGCAATTGAATATTGATCTGCCGATCCTTTCCGAAGCCAAATCGCAAACGGTGACTCTGAACGTGCTTGATAACGAGAATAAGCCGATGGATGTCGACAGTGCGATTCTGTACTACTATCGTCCTTCCGACCGTAACCTGGATGGCGAAGCGCCTTTGTCGGCGACCACAGAGACCGGCGTTTATCAGGTTGAGTTCAGTCTTCCTCTTAAAGGAAAGTGGGATGTGATTATGGAGGTCAAAAAGGGTGAAAATACCTTTAATGTCGGGCGCTCCATTATGGTTCAGGATCCGGAATAA
- a CDS encoding heavy metal translocating P-type ATPase, translating into MAQSCFHCGQAIPEGDLILKPIENEEREFCCHGCASVCEVIYESGMQSFYQRTPDGELLSPPPAPNKDIDFYDYDEVQEQYVDNLGERREITLMSEAIHCAACVWLIEHTLANVDGIMMARVNFTNKQIKLRWDNSQIKLSDIIKKLNSIGYDATPYDASASEAAYRKANRDLLYRLGFAGFAMMNVMWFSVALYTGASEDLEYRNYFHWLELVIATVTLAYSGQPFFKGAYTALKGRTVGMDVSISLGMMTTYLYSCWVTMHPENVGEVYFDTLIDFMFLLLIGRYLEAISKNKAVDASRRLMELQPKVARKLDDGEEQIVPVRTLTRGMQILVKPGEQFPADGLVVSGESLVNESMLSGESREISKRHGSKVAAGTLNIDGTLTVEVESILQNTQLGRIVHMVEEAQGSKAPIQCTADKIMPWFVTVTLSLAVFSFVYWLFNAEIEFAIMTATAVLIITCPCAFGLATPMAIAVASGVSARHGILIKNGTVLETLRDMDHFVFDKTGTLTKGKMKLTATEWLDDSIKQKTVYHAVAAIENRSEHSLGKALFESICVQQNLPARELPQVDEFKTISGKGVYGCIDGVKWHIGTARWLEELSIELPLSLLDRTRRHAEMAQTAVWIACDDVVQAVFYLEDEIREDAAELIQLLKARGKEVTLLSGDLNVVAERVAEQLGGLNVIAEVLPEDKNAQIQKLQRQGQRVAMVGDGINDAPALVRADVGIALGSGTDVSMESADIVLMNNHLLAVETAVALSDRTLKTIKQNIASSITYNLIMVPLAMSGALTPLIAAITMPLSSLVVIGNAARIRSFFGDKAMRQRQKTARKKVEVIGA; encoded by the coding sequence ATGGCGCAAAGCTGCTTTCACTGCGGACAGGCGATTCCGGAAGGTGACCTGATTCTCAAACCGATCGAAAACGAAGAGCGGGAATTCTGCTGTCACGGATGTGCTTCGGTGTGCGAAGTGATTTACGAATCCGGTATGCAGAGTTTTTACCAACGCACTCCGGACGGTGAGCTTTTGTCCCCGCCGCCGGCGCCTAACAAAGATATCGACTTCTACGATTACGACGAAGTACAGGAACAGTATGTCGATAATCTTGGCGAGCGTCGGGAAATCACCCTGATGTCCGAAGCAATTCACTGCGCCGCCTGCGTCTGGCTGATTGAGCATACTCTGGCCAATGTGGACGGGATTATGATGGCCCGCGTCAACTTTACCAACAAGCAGATTAAGCTGCGTTGGGACAACTCTCAGATCAAACTTTCCGACATTATCAAAAAGCTGAACAGTATTGGCTATGACGCCACGCCTTATGACGCTTCGGCCAGCGAAGCGGCTTACCGTAAAGCCAACCGCGATCTTCTGTACCGCCTGGGTTTTGCCGGTTTTGCCATGATGAATGTGATGTGGTTTTCGGTTGCGCTTTATACCGGCGCCAGCGAAGATCTGGAGTATCGCAATTATTTCCATTGGCTCGAGCTTGTGATCGCGACAGTGACGCTGGCTTATTCCGGTCAGCCGTTCTTCAAAGGGGCTTATACCGCGCTTAAAGGGCGTACGGTCGGAATGGATGTCTCCATTAGCCTCGGGATGATGACGACCTATCTGTACTCCTGCTGGGTAACCATGCATCCGGAAAATGTCGGTGAAGTGTATTTCGATACGTTGATCGATTTCATGTTCCTGCTGCTGATTGGTCGCTACCTTGAAGCGATTTCGAAAAACAAAGCGGTTGACGCCTCAAGGCGTCTGATGGAATTGCAGCCGAAAGTGGCGCGTAAGCTGGACGACGGCGAAGAACAGATTGTTCCGGTGCGTACTTTGACACGCGGTATGCAGATACTGGTCAAGCCAGGCGAGCAGTTTCCGGCCGACGGCCTGGTGGTTAGCGGCGAAAGTCTGGTCAATGAATCCATGCTCAGCGGTGAGTCGCGTGAAATCAGCAAGCGACACGGCAGCAAAGTGGCTGCGGGGACTCTGAATATTGATGGCACCTTAACGGTAGAAGTGGAATCGATATTGCAGAATACCCAACTCGGACGAATCGTGCATATGGTTGAAGAGGCGCAGGGTTCGAAAGCGCCGATTCAATGCACTGCCGATAAGATTATGCCGTGGTTTGTCACCGTGACTTTAAGTCTGGCGGTGTTCAGTTTCGTCTATTGGCTGTTCAACGCCGAAATCGAGTTTGCGATCATGACCGCCACAGCAGTACTGATTATTACCTGTCCATGCGCCTTCGGGCTGGCGACGCCTATGGCGATTGCGGTTGCTTCGGGTGTCTCCGCCCGCCACGGTATTTTGATTAAAAACGGAACCGTGCTTGAGACTTTGCGGGATATGGATCACTTTGTATTCGATAAAACCGGAACGCTTACCAAAGGTAAGATGAAGCTGACAGCTACCGAGTGGCTCGATGATTCGATTAAACAGAAAACGGTCTATCATGCCGTGGCCGCGATTGAGAACCGCTCCGAACACAGTCTTGGTAAAGCGCTGTTTGAATCGATCTGTGTGCAGCAGAATCTACCCGCCCGGGAATTGCCGCAAGTGGATGAATTCAAGACGATCTCAGGAAAAGGGGTCTATGGCTGCATCGACGGTGTCAAATGGCATATAGGGACGGCCAGATGGCTTGAAGAGCTGTCAATTGAACTGCCGTTAAGCTTGCTTGATAGAACCAGAAGACATGCAGAGATGGCGCAGACGGCGGTATGGATTGCATGCGATGATGTTGTGCAGGCGGTTTTCTATCTGGAAGATGAAATTCGCGAAGATGCCGCTGAGCTGATTCAGTTACTGAAAGCGCGCGGTAAGGAAGTGACTTTGCTGAGCGGTGACCTGAACGTGGTTGCCGAACGGGTTGCTGAACAGCTTGGCGGTCTGAATGTGATTGCCGAAGTTCTGCCTGAAGATAAGAATGCCCAGATTCAAAAACTTCAGCGGCAGGGACAGCGGGTTGCAATGGTCGGTGATGGAATTAACGATGCTCCGGCACTGGTCCGCGCCGACGTCGGGATTGCTCTTGGCTCCGGTACCGATGTATCAATGGAAAGTGCCGATATCGTCTTGATGAACAATCATTTGCTGGCCGTCGAAACCGCGGTCGCACTTTCTGACCGTACCCTGAAAACCATTAAACAAAACATTGCCAGTTCCATCACCTATAACCTGATTATGGTGCCTTTGGCGATGAGTGGTGCCCTGACACCGCTGATCGCAGCGATTACGATGCCTTTGAGCAGTTTGGTGGTTATTGGAAATGCCGCCAGAATCCGCAGCTTTTTCGGTGACAAGGCGATGCGTCAGAGACAGAAAACGGCCAGAAAAAAGGTCGAAGTGATAGGAGCTTAA
- the ccoS gene encoding cbb3-type cytochrome oxidase assembly protein CcoS, with the protein MDVIYGLIPMMLFFGFLVVVVFIWMAKKGYFDDMDGQANRILMDDDDFQPTAKQEKGDESEASPAEQGTETEQSKGTPADK; encoded by the coding sequence GTGGATGTAATTTACGGCTTAATTCCGATGATGTTGTTCTTCGGTTTTCTGGTTGTGGTGGTCTTTATCTGGATGGCCAAAAAAGGCTATTTTGACGATATGGACGGCCAAGCGAACCGAATCCTGATGGATGACGACGACTTTCAACCGACTGCTAAGCAGGAGAAGGGGGATGAGAGTGAAGCTTCTCCTGCGGAACAGGGAACAGAAACGGAACAGAGCAAGGGTACGCCTGCGGATAAGTAA
- a CDS encoding patatin-like phospholipase family protein, protein MHINNKDIHLILGSGGARGLAHIGVIHYLQNQGFNITQITGCSMGALIGGIYAAGKLDEYEKWVTRINRLDVLRFLDLTLESRKGFVKGDKIMEKLRDWVGDLKIESMPIPFSAVSTDILGQKEVWINRGDLVDAIRASISVPGVFTPLVKNNMVLVDGGILNPLPIPPQSVENNQITVAVSLSGRAIKEPFGKAPRPDKEEKQESPSNSAISQFLQNLQELFHLEKETDSDKRDPTDLSLTDIMMGMFNTMQDTLTRYQIAGTPPDILIEIPVNICESHDFHRGNELIPAGKYWAEKAIKEQIDFI, encoded by the coding sequence ATGCACATCAATAACAAAGACATTCATTTGATCCTCGGATCAGGCGGAGCCAGAGGGTTGGCCCACATCGGCGTCATCCATTACCTGCAGAATCAGGGATTTAATATCACTCAGATTACCGGTTGTTCGATGGGGGCTTTGATTGGCGGAATCTATGCGGCCGGCAAACTGGACGAGTACGAGAAATGGGTAACCCGCATCAACCGTTTGGATGTACTGCGGTTTCTCGATTTGACTCTGGAGAGCCGTAAGGGGTTTGTGAAAGGCGATAAAATCATGGAGAAGCTGCGTGACTGGGTCGGTGATCTGAAAATCGAGTCGATGCCCATCCCTTTCAGCGCCGTCTCGACCGACATCCTTGGCCAGAAAGAGGTCTGGATTAACCGCGGCGATCTGGTTGACGCCATTCGCGCATCCATCTCGGTTCCGGGGGTTTTCACGCCGCTGGTCAAGAATAATATGGTATTGGTGGATGGAGGTATCCTCAATCCTCTGCCGATCCCGCCGCAATCCGTTGAAAACAACCAGATTACAGTTGCCGTCAGTCTGTCCGGACGCGCGATCAAGGAACCTTTCGGCAAAGCACCGAGACCGGATAAAGAAGAAAAACAAGAGTCGCCGTCAAATTCCGCTATCAGCCAGTTTCTGCAGAATTTACAGGAACTTTTTCATTTGGAGAAGGAGACGGATAGCGACAAAAGAGATCCGACCGATCTATCGCTAACCGATATTATGATGGGCATGTTCAATACCATGCAGGATACCCTGACACGCTATCAAATTGCCGGAACGCCACCGGATATCCTGATCGAAATTCCGGTCAACATCTGTGAATCACACGACTTTCACCGGGGCAACGAGCTGATTCCTGCTGGGAAGTATTGGGCTGAAAAGGCGATCAAGGAACAGATCGATTTTATTTAG
- a CDS encoding HIT family protein → METCPFCQIDGYLQNASCYARFDIYPVTEGHTLIIPKRHAETWFDMTRSEQIDALELVEQAKTYLLERYQPDGFNIGVNCGEVAGQSVPHAHIHLIPRYSGDTDDPKGGVRGVIPEKQKY, encoded by the coding sequence ATGGAGACCTGCCCTTTCTGCCAAATTGACGGCTATCTGCAAAACGCCAGCTGTTATGCTCGATTCGATATCTATCCGGTGACCGAAGGGCATACCTTGATTATTCCTAAACGTCATGCCGAAACCTGGTTCGATATGACGCGCAGCGAGCAGATTGATGCACTGGAACTGGTTGAGCAGGCCAAAACCTATCTGCTTGAGCGCTACCAGCCGGACGGTTTCAATATCGGTGTCAACTGCGGCGAAGTGGCCGGGCAAAGCGTTCCTCATGCCCACATCCACCTTATCCCTCGCTATAGCGGAGATACCGACGATCCTAAAGGCGGAGTGCGCGGCGTTATTCCCGAAAAACAGAAATACTAA
- a CDS encoding Hpt domain-containing protein: protein MSVDEANLHMLKEVIGDDLKEIIDAFLTTSPEILGQVKLSIEIKDAAGVQLHSHTLKGSSANIGATKLPALCAELESKAKEGVVTDDFNRMYQQIETEMQNVFRHLKQFLQSF from the coding sequence ATGTCTGTAGATGAAGCGAATTTACATATGTTAAAAGAGGTTATCGGTGATGACCTCAAAGAGATTATCGACGCCTTTCTGACCACCAGCCCGGAAATTCTCGGGCAGGTTAAGCTGTCGATTGAAATCAAGGACGCGGCTGGCGTGCAACTGCACAGCCATACGCTCAAAGGCAGTTCCGCCAATATCGGCGCGACCAAGCTGCCGGCGCTGTGTGCCGAACTTGAAAGCAAAGCCAAGGAAGGTGTCGTCACCGACGATTTCAACCGGATGTATCAGCAGATTGAAACGGAAATGCAAAACGTATTCCGGCATTTGAAGCAATTTTTGCAGAGTTTTTAA